The DNA region ACCCAAATAGACTGTCATGAAATACTAATTCATGccacactttaaaaacatgttacatACAGTCCTGGAAAAAATTAAGGGGCCGCTTAAAATGGTGAGTTTATCTGATGTTACTTCATATAGGTATAGTTTGAGTAAAATGGACATTGTTCtattattctatgaactactaacaacatgtctctgaaattcctagcaaaaatttcatatttatttgcagaaaacaagaaatggtcaaaataacaaaaaagatataGTGTTTTAATGCCCCAAattatgcaaagaaaacaagttcatattcatttagaaacaacaatactaatgtttttactcaggaagagttcagaaatcaatatttggggGAAAAACCATGAGGTTTTCAGCACAGTGGGCACTTAGTttcatttaaagtattttagcCATGTTTCACAATTTAGCACTATTGTGTGTGTTGGTacttaaatgtagaaaaattcaAGACCCTGTATGGTCACAAACTTCTTGTAGAATCAtgttattattatgtttttataccaGGTCTATTGTTTTACCCACAGGTGTGGGAAAAACCACTCTGGTCCAAAAAGCCTGTGAAGCTTTAGTGTCATCCGGAGTGGGACTGGAAGGATTTTATACAGAAGAGGTCAGGGAGGGAGGCAGAAGGGTCGGCTTTGATGTCGTCACACTTTCTGGAGAGAGGGGCCACCTGTCCAGAATCAGGTGGAGGTTTTACCTCACATTCCCCGTATCAAGCTGCCTGCCTTTTTCATCCCATAGTTTTGACTCGCCCATGCCTCATTTTGTCTTGCAGAGAAGGAGCCGGCACATCTCACGGCAGACGGGAGTACACTGTGGGACAGTATGTGGTTGATTTGCCTTCATTTGAAAGCCTGGCCCTTCCCCTCTTCAGACATGTAAGACTCCAGCACATGGCCTGTAAACTCATCTTTTAAATGAGAGCCTCCTCCTCCCCACTTCTAAAATCATCAAACCTTTGATTTCCCTCACAATTGATGGAATAATTGGAAGCTTGCAAGCATGTAAATTCCACAGTGACATTTTTAGTGTTGCTGGTGCCGTCTGGCTGTCACTGACCGTGATTAATCCCGCATGTAAAGTGAGCTTGGAGTGACGCCTACACATATAAAGAGAAGGTGTCTGTGGCATGGCGTCACACAGTTCACTTTCATCTCGCTTTGTACTCTATGTGCAATCACTGCGGCTCATTGGGACTCCCAAACATTGTCAAAGTCATGTAAACATGCTGTGGGTATCGATTTTTATAGGTAAATTAAGATCTAAAGTTGATTTTAGTGCCGATATACATTACCTTCCACTTTCATATTCATAACCCCTgaacttttgaatattttttgtgctGTAGCCActaacttaattttattttatttattttttttggatttgATGCAATAAAACGCTAAGTAAAGGCATAATTTTTTGattgaaaggaaaatgatgttgttttttttacaaatagaaatctaaATTTAAGAGTTTTCTGATTAGTAAGTTCATTACActcatttgtaatttaattaagtataaatccagctgtctTGTGAAGATATCCGAGGATTTATCTGAAAGATATCTGAATGTTGGAGAACATTCAAGAACAAATTGAAACAAACAGAGCGATCAGGTAAGTGGTAAGTTGTAGAGGAACTAAAAGTTAAAGGTGGGGTTGAATACAAATATGTGCCAGACTttgcaggtttttattattagtaatCACAAttatgaagtttttatttttgtctgccACATAAAATTTTGCTAAAACTTATTAAAGTTTCAGGttgtaaaatttgaaaatgcaaGTGTTGCAAAAGAAGGGTCAGCTTTTGTACTTCAAAATTTGCAGTTCACTTAGTTAATTCTCAGGGTCAAATGATTGATGCTATGGTTAATAATTCACttagaaaattttatttcttgtgttcctgctctgtttttaaaattttttgtccTAACGTTTTGAGGGATCCCAGCTGTTCCCTcgtctgttttgttatttaactGTAAATCATTTTGGTCGCTACAATTCAGATATTCTTAGATTTTATGGCGTCCGGTATGAAAGATTTTCAACAAGTGGATAATTGACTGCAGAAACATCATAAGCCACCAAATTTATTATGACAAGTATTAAGatcatgtttttgcagtttgaatTCACTCAGTGAATTTTCATTTCCTGGTCTCGTGTCTGCAGACGGGGGCAGCAGACGGGGACAGCAGGAAGGTGTTCATTGTCGATGAGATCGGCAAAATGGAGCTTTTTAGTCAGGCCTTCATCAGAGCGATGAGGCAGACTTTAGATGGCTCGTCTTGCACAATCCTGGGCACCATCCCTGTCCCCAAAGGTAAACCACTCGGTCTGGTGGAGGAGGTCCGGAGCAGGAGGGACGTCAAGGTCTTCACTGTAAGTAAAAATATCACTTCATTGCCTCACTagttaaaaaacataaa from Gambusia affinis linkage group LG13, SWU_Gaff_1.0, whole genome shotgun sequence includes:
- the ntpcr gene encoding cancer-related nucleoside-triphosphatase, whose protein sequence is MRQLCVRKCVCSSCTVHGETSAMFKHVFLTGPPGVGKTTLVQKACEALVSSGVGLEGFYTEEVREGGRRVGFDVVTLSGERGHLSRIREGAGTSHGRREYTVGQYVVDLPSFESLALPLFRHTGAADGDSRKVFIVDEIGKMELFSQAFIRAMRQTLDGSSCTILGTIPVPKGKPLGLVEEVRSRRDVKVFTVSKENRNALLQDILSTLQECLKHRSQNQ